The following are encoded together in the Flavihumibacter fluvii genome:
- a CDS encoding TolC family protein — translation MQFSRKFSLLILSGFLVAGSIQAQDSVNSGAGDDPWDLRRCVDYAIKNNISVKQSDVQKRIADLLYDQNKKGRIPNANFSTNSGYQFGRSIDPTTNLFTNQQLLFQGYQFNTDITIFNWNRISSNIASSRLASEAAAADLEKNRNDISLNVATSYLAALLSKVQIEIVKVQLQQSQNQLSDTRKRVEAGTVPELNAVDLEAQVARDSSTLITAVSTFELNLLSLKALLNLDAAVPFSITIPPVDQIPVDPIAELQPALVFDLAMKNQPAQKANELRKRSLEYDVKSAHAALYPTLSAFGGLASNFANSNLKGAGFDFLGYNPTGPYSAVVDVNGTLTPVQTPNIQAKQVNKSFGEMWNGWGTQMSNNFRQNIGLAISVPIFSGYQARTSYLRTKLNVENQNLVIDQANQKLKQDIYTAYTNAMSSLQKYNASKTSMNAAQRSYDFASRRYELGLLSTLELITSQTNLTRAKIDVANAQFDYVFRMKVLEFYKGMGIKL, via the coding sequence ATGCAATTTTCGAGAAAGTTTTCCTTGCTCATTTTGTCCGGATTCCTGGTGGCTGGAAGTATCCAGGCGCAGGATTCAGTTAATTCGGGGGCAGGGGATGATCCCTGGGATCTCCGCAGGTGTGTAGATTACGCGATTAAAAACAATATTTCTGTGAAACAATCAGATGTTCAGAAGCGTATCGCCGACTTATTATATGACCAGAATAAGAAAGGACGTATTCCAAATGCCAATTTCAGCACAAATTCGGGTTACCAGTTTGGCCGGTCCATTGACCCCACTACCAACCTTTTTACCAACCAGCAGTTATTGTTCCAGGGTTACCAGTTCAACACCGATATCACGATTTTTAACTGGAACCGTATCAGTAGTAATATAGCATCAAGCAGGCTGGCTTCAGAGGCCGCCGCCGCTGACCTCGAAAAAAACCGCAACGATATTTCCCTGAATGTGGCAACATCTTACCTGGCTGCTTTATTATCTAAAGTCCAGATTGAAATAGTTAAAGTACAATTGCAGCAAAGCCAAAACCAGTTATCGGATACCCGTAAAAGGGTGGAAGCCGGAACAGTACCAGAACTCAATGCTGTAGACCTCGAAGCCCAGGTGGCCCGGGATAGTTCTACATTAATTACTGCAGTTTCAACATTTGAGTTGAACCTTCTTTCGCTAAAAGCATTGCTTAACCTGGATGCGGCTGTACCATTTTCGATTACCATTCCCCCCGTTGACCAGATACCTGTAGATCCCATTGCCGAACTCCAGCCAGCATTGGTTTTTGACCTGGCGATGAAAAACCAGCCTGCCCAAAAAGCCAATGAGCTCAGGAAGCGATCACTGGAATATGATGTAAAATCAGCACATGCTGCTTTGTATCCAACATTATCTGCCTTTGGTGGCCTGGCCAGCAATTTTGCGAATTCAAATTTAAAAGGCGCGGGGTTTGATTTTCTTGGGTATAATCCAACAGGCCCATATTCCGCCGTGGTGGATGTGAACGGAACATTAACCCCAGTGCAGACTCCCAATATCCAGGCAAAACAGGTGAATAAGAGTTTTGGTGAAATGTGGAATGGTTGGGGTACCCAGATGTCGAATAACTTCCGCCAGAATATTGGTCTTGCAATCAGTGTTCCCATATTCAGTGGCTACCAGGCCCGGACCAGTTACCTGCGAACAAAACTGAACGTGGAAAATCAGAACCTGGTAATCGACCAGGCCAACCAAAAATTAAAACAAGATATATATACAGCATATACGAATGCGATGTCATCCCTGCAAAAATACAATGCCAGTAAAACCAGCATGAACGCGGCTCAGCGTTCCTATGATTTTGCCAGCAGGAGGTATGAACTTGGATTGCTGTCCACCCTGGAACTCATTACCTCACAAACCAACCTTACCCGTGCAAAAATTGATGTAGCAAATGCACAGTTTGACTATGTCTTCCGAATGAAAGTGCTCGAATTCTATAAAGGTATGGGTATCAAACTCTAA
- a CDS encoding thioredoxin domain-containing protein, translating into MPNRLAKETSPYLLQHAHNPVDWYPWGEEALNAAKMEEKPILVSIGYAACHWCHVMERESFEDPEVANLMNTQFINIKIDREERPDLDHIYMDAIQAMTGSGGWPLNVFLTPAGKPFYGGTYFPPSAAYNRPSWTDVLQGVANAWRDRRGEISQQAENMVRHLEQSNQFGGTVRFGDTGNEGSSPAFSIFHEDVIHQIATELLKNADKKEGGFGKAPKFPQTSAIEYLLHYAYLYKEDAALEHALISLNKMIRGGIYDQIGGGFARYSTDNDWLVPHFEKMLYDQALLLNILADAYAVTKNPMYSRVIHQTMDFIQREMLSPDGGFYAALDADSEGEEGKFYVWEKGEIDEVLGLDAPLANDWFGITAAGNWEGINILTQPLTYGDIAGKYGISEQEWENKLAEIIRQLMSRRSERIRPGLDDKQILSWNAMMNMACSKVYQATGRELYRQIAVRNMNWILEVFTRTDGGLFHTYKQGIAKFPAFLDDYAYLVQALIYIQEITGEQNYLDRAKSLMERIILDFGEEGNQLFYYTFRQQKDIVVRKREVYDGAQPSGNAVMVLNLHYLGLVFDRPDWKQRALEMLETMGKAIVRYPISFGCWGLELFRAIRGVAEIVLVGQGADALRTEILANFIPFKVFQSATHENNAYPLLRNKPSEPDAMIFVCQNYSCRQPVASVKEMLAQL; encoded by the coding sequence ATGCCCAATCGCCTGGCCAAAGAAACCAGTCCATACCTTCTTCAGCATGCGCATAATCCTGTGGATTGGTATCCATGGGGAGAAGAAGCATTGAACGCGGCAAAAATGGAAGAAAAGCCCATTCTGGTCAGTATAGGTTATGCTGCCTGCCATTGGTGTCATGTGATGGAAAGGGAAAGTTTTGAAGATCCTGAAGTGGCCAACCTGATGAATACCCAATTCATCAATATTAAAATTGACCGCGAAGAAAGACCCGACCTCGATCATATTTATATGGATGCCATCCAGGCTATGACCGGCAGTGGTGGCTGGCCCCTCAATGTTTTTTTAACACCCGCAGGCAAACCATTTTATGGCGGAACTTATTTCCCCCCTTCAGCAGCGTATAACCGGCCATCCTGGACTGATGTATTACAAGGAGTAGCAAATGCCTGGCGTGATCGTCGTGGAGAGATCAGCCAACAGGCAGAAAATATGGTTCGCCACCTGGAGCAATCCAACCAATTTGGTGGAACAGTGCGTTTTGGTGATACAGGCAACGAGGGCAGTAGCCCTGCGTTTTCGATATTCCATGAGGATGTCATCCATCAAATAGCCACGGAATTGCTCAAGAATGCTGATAAAAAAGAAGGTGGATTTGGAAAGGCACCGAAATTTCCGCAAACCAGTGCAATCGAGTACTTATTACACTATGCCTATTTGTATAAGGAAGATGCAGCCCTTGAACATGCGCTGATAAGCCTTAATAAAATGATCCGTGGTGGCATTTATGACCAGATCGGCGGAGGTTTTGCCCGGTATTCTACCGATAATGATTGGTTAGTCCCACATTTCGAAAAGATGTTATATGATCAGGCGCTATTGCTTAATATACTTGCTGATGCTTACGCCGTTACGAAGAATCCAATGTATAGCCGGGTCATCCACCAAACGATGGATTTTATCCAAAGGGAAATGTTATCGCCTGATGGTGGCTTTTATGCTGCCCTGGATGCCGATTCAGAAGGGGAGGAAGGAAAGTTTTATGTATGGGAGAAAGGAGAAATTGATGAAGTGCTTGGCCTGGATGCACCGCTGGCCAATGATTGGTTTGGGATAACTGCAGCAGGAAACTGGGAGGGCATCAATATTCTTACACAGCCTTTGACCTATGGTGATATAGCCGGAAAATATGGCATTTCTGAGCAAGAATGGGAAAATAAACTGGCAGAAATTATCCGCCAGTTAATGTCAAGGAGATCGGAGCGGATAAGGCCCGGACTGGATGACAAACAAATATTATCCTGGAATGCGATGATGAATATGGCCTGTTCAAAGGTATACCAGGCTACAGGCCGTGAACTATACCGGCAAATAGCCGTTCGTAATATGAATTGGATATTAGAGGTGTTCACCCGGACAGACGGTGGACTTTTCCACACCTACAAGCAAGGAATTGCTAAGTTTCCTGCATTCCTCGACGATTATGCATATCTGGTACAGGCTTTGATTTATATACAGGAAATTACGGGTGAGCAGAACTACCTGGACAGGGCAAAATCACTGATGGAGCGAATTATCCTGGACTTTGGTGAAGAAGGCAACCAATTATTTTACTATACGTTCAGGCAACAAAAGGATATCGTGGTACGAAAAAGGGAAGTATATGACGGTGCACAGCCGTCGGGAAATGCTGTAATGGTGTTAAATCTTCATTATCTGGGCTTGGTCTTTGACCGGCCGGATTGGAAGCAGCGAGCGCTGGAAATGCTGGAAACAATGGGGAAAGCGATCGTTCGTTACCCGATTTCCTTTGGATGCTGGGGGTTGGAGTTGTTTAGGGCGATCAGGGGGGTGGCTGAAATTGTGCTGGTTGGGCAGGGAGCTGATGCGCTGCGTACGGAAATATTAGCTAATTTTATCCCATTCAAAGTCTTCCAATCGGCTACCCACGAAAACAATGCTTACCCGCTTTTGCGTAACAAGCCCTCCGAACCTGATGCCATGATATTTGTTTGTCAGAATTACAGCTGTCGCCAGCCGGTGGCGTCAGTGAAGGAAATGTTGGCTCAATTATGA
- the hemW gene encoding radical SAM family heme chaperone HemW, which translates to MAGIYLHIPFCRKACHYCNFHFSTRLQNKNAVVTALLTEIKQEAHRLSGQSIETIYFGGGTPSLLTVEELNSILNQLAASFSILRDAEITLEANPDDIRIELLEEWKLAGINRLSIGVQSFREEDLRWMNRAHTAAEALSGIRLARGAGFENITIDLIYGTPTLTDAAWEDNLLKAIALDIPHLSCYALTVEPKTALFHLVESKKMADTDPEQQARQFNMLMDHTSAAGYTHYEVSNFAREGWHSRHNSAYWKGIPYLGIGPGAHSYDGLHRRWNISNNALYISGIEKGLPVYEEETLTADNRFNEYVMTSLRTMEGIQLAHVRSINGDEYAKILLEKAVKYVHLQQVRITETSIQLTNAGKLFADGIAAEFFTG; encoded by the coding sequence GTGGCCGGAATTTACCTTCATATCCCTTTCTGCAGAAAAGCATGTCATTACTGCAATTTCCATTTTTCTACCCGATTGCAAAATAAGAACGCGGTGGTAACTGCTTTATTGACTGAAATAAAGCAGGAAGCCCATCGATTATCCGGACAATCCATAGAAACCATTTATTTCGGGGGTGGGACTCCTTCACTACTCACTGTTGAAGAACTGAATAGCATACTCAACCAGCTTGCCGCGAGTTTTTCCATTTTGCGGGATGCTGAGATCACATTGGAAGCAAATCCGGATGATATCAGGATCGAATTATTGGAGGAATGGAAATTAGCGGGCATAAACCGGTTAAGTATCGGTGTACAGTCCTTCCGTGAGGAAGACCTCCGCTGGATGAACCGTGCGCATACGGCTGCCGAAGCCTTGTCCGGCATCAGGCTGGCGCGGGGTGCAGGGTTCGAAAATATTACCATCGACCTTATTTATGGTACGCCAACCCTCACCGATGCTGCATGGGAAGACAACCTCCTGAAAGCCATTGCCCTGGACATCCCCCATTTGTCCTGCTATGCACTAACCGTAGAACCTAAGACCGCACTGTTCCACCTGGTGGAATCAAAAAAGATGGCCGATACAGATCCCGAACAACAGGCACGGCAATTTAATATGCTGATGGATCATACTAGCGCTGCCGGATACACTCATTATGAAGTATCAAATTTTGCCCGTGAAGGGTGGCATAGCAGGCACAACAGCGCTTACTGGAAAGGCATCCCCTACCTTGGTATTGGTCCGGGCGCGCATTCCTACGATGGCTTGCATCGCCGCTGGAATATTTCCAACAATGCCTTATATATCTCGGGTATTGAAAAGGGATTACCGGTTTATGAGGAAGAGACCCTTACTGCTGACAATCGGTTTAATGAATATGTTATGACTTCCTTACGAACCATGGAGGGCATTCAGCTGGCGCATGTCCGTTCCATCAATGGCGATGAATATGCGAAGATATTACTGGAGAAAGCAGTGAAATATGTTCACTTGCAACAGGTCAGGATCACCGAAACAAGTATCCAGCTCACAAATGCTGGTAAACTTTTTGCAGATGGTATTGCTGCGGAATTTTTTACGGGCTGA
- a CDS encoding uroporphyrinogen-III synthase: protein MLKNEAKKDVKIPSIKKILITQPRPESDKSPYFELGKKYGLSLDFHPFIRLEGIPAKDFRKQKVDLSLFTAVIFTSRNAIDHFFRICEELKVSVSQDTKYFCITEAVALYLQKFILYRKRKVFYGADGTNKSMFDVVNKHKENEKFLYPCSENQQDNDIVSWLKSHKCEFATPFMYRTISNDLKQVLGSHDYDIICFFTPSGVKSLFDNYPTFQQNGTRIGAFGSNTSKAVEEAGLILDIKAPQPQTPSMVAALEQYLSATMKKAVK, encoded by the coding sequence ATGCTAAAGAACGAGGCTAAGAAGGATGTAAAAATTCCTTCGATAAAGAAAATCCTGATTACCCAACCGAGGCCTGAAAGCGATAAATCGCCTTACTTTGAACTAGGTAAGAAATACGGTTTGTCCCTTGATTTTCATCCATTTATACGCTTAGAAGGCATCCCGGCCAAAGACTTCCGCAAACAAAAGGTTGATCTTTCCCTGTTTACTGCGGTAATATTTACCAGCAGGAATGCAATCGATCACTTTTTCAGGATCTGTGAGGAGCTGAAGGTGAGTGTATCCCAGGACACCAAATATTTCTGCATAACTGAGGCTGTGGCCCTTTACCTCCAGAAGTTTATCCTTTACCGCAAGCGCAAAGTTTTTTATGGTGCCGATGGTACCAATAAAAGCATGTTTGATGTTGTGAACAAGCATAAGGAAAATGAAAAATTCCTTTATCCCTGTTCTGAAAACCAGCAGGATAATGACATCGTCAGCTGGTTGAAATCGCATAAATGTGAGTTCGCTACGCCATTTATGTACCGCACTATTTCCAACGACCTCAAGCAGGTTTTGGGGTCCCATGACTATGATATCATTTGTTTTTTTACCCCTAGCGGTGTAAAAAGTTTGTTTGATAATTACCCAACTTTCCAACAGAATGGCACCAGGATTGGTGCTTTCGGGAGTAATACCTCAAAAGCTGTTGAAGAGGCGGGTCTCATCCTTGATATTAAGGCCCCCCAGCCACAGACACCTTCCATGGTAGCTGCATTGGAGCAGTATTTATCAGCCACGATGAAGAAGGCGGTGAAGTAA
- a CDS encoding HlyD family secretion protein, giving the protein MNKKLLWIIIGVLALIGGLFGLKKAGVIGKEEGIKVTTEKVQTRTIIETVNASGKVYPEVEVKVSSDISGEIIELTVEEGDSVTKGQMLARIFADIYVTQRDQVAAAVRQQEAMVNNSTAQLEALRSTMTQTEAQYKRQEKLMQEKVISRAEFEQAENAYNTAKANYNAALQGIAGNKAAVQSAQANLQRANKDLGRTTIVSPMNGVISLLAVKKGERVVGTAQMTGTEMMRIADMKKIEVRVDVGENDIPKVHLGDSALIEIDAYNARKFKGIVTQIASSSNTLGSTTAATTNDVTNYKVHIRLMPESYQDLLDNTRAKNFPFRPGMSASADIQTRRRENVLATPINSVTTREKDSDKAVAETKTSIGSNEENDKPEEEERKSLSTELDEVAFILDSSRTSIKKVKVRTDIQDINYIEVLSGLKAGDEVVTGPYSLISKSLKSGDKVKVVKKEELFETKKK; this is encoded by the coding sequence ATGAACAAGAAATTATTATGGATCATTATAGGTGTACTTGCTCTGATCGGCGGCCTCTTCGGATTGAAAAAGGCGGGCGTAATCGGCAAGGAAGAAGGCATCAAAGTAACCACGGAGAAAGTGCAGACCCGTACTATTATAGAAACGGTCAATGCCAGTGGTAAGGTGTATCCCGAAGTTGAAGTGAAAGTGAGTTCTGATATCTCTGGTGAGATTATTGAACTCACTGTTGAGGAAGGAGATAGTGTAACCAAGGGCCAGATGCTGGCCCGTATTTTTGCCGATATCTATGTGACCCAACGTGACCAGGTGGCTGCGGCAGTTCGCCAGCAGGAAGCAATGGTTAACAATAGTACGGCACAACTCGAGGCCCTGAGATCAACCATGACCCAAACTGAAGCACAATACAAACGCCAGGAGAAACTAATGCAGGAAAAAGTGATTTCCCGCGCTGAATTTGAACAGGCTGAAAATGCCTACAATACCGCTAAAGCCAATTATAATGCTGCTTTACAAGGAATCGCCGGAAACAAGGCAGCTGTTCAAAGCGCGCAGGCGAACCTGCAAAGGGCGAATAAGGACCTTGGCAGGACAACAATTGTATCACCTATGAACGGAGTAATATCTTTACTGGCTGTAAAAAAAGGTGAAAGAGTTGTGGGTACTGCGCAGATGACAGGAACTGAGATGATGCGCATTGCCGATATGAAAAAGATCGAAGTACGGGTTGATGTAGGTGAAAATGATATCCCTAAAGTGCATTTGGGTGATTCAGCCTTGATTGAAATTGATGCATATAATGCCAGGAAGTTCAAAGGTATCGTTACCCAGATTGCCAGCAGCAGTAATACCCTTGGATCAACTACTGCAGCAACGACGAATGATGTTACCAATTACAAAGTTCATATCCGCCTCATGCCTGAATCTTACCAGGACCTGCTGGATAATACCCGGGCAAAAAATTTTCCATTCCGTCCGGGTATGAGCGCCAGTGCAGATATACAGACCCGTCGCCGTGAAAATGTTTTGGCTACTCCAATTAATTCAGTGACCACCCGCGAAAAAGATTCTGATAAAGCTGTAGCTGAAACAAAAACATCCATTGGTTCCAATGAAGAAAATGACAAGCCGGAAGAGGAAGAGCGTAAGTCATTAAGTACTGAACTGGATGAAGTGGCATTCATACTTGATTCCAGTCGCACTTCAATCAAAAAAGTGAAAGTACGTACCGATATCCAGGATATCAATTATATCGAAGTGTTAAGTGGATTGAAAGCTGGCGATGAAGTGGTGACAGGGCCCTATTCCCTGATCTCCAAATCTTTAAAGTCTGGCGATAAAGTGAAAGTAGTGAAGAAAGAAGAGCTATTCGAGACTAAAAAGAAATAA
- a CDS encoding DUF4271 domain-containing protein, with product MNRYLFLLLLSCCFFADLPAQNLPVLQDSLLRNDSIRKNQEPITRPATIPVNPDSLAARDAQPSMADTLAKNPVKAIVPIDYSTTPYHKVLAEIPWFNFTGKAVVRTISPRKDDSKDGVFYLLMVLFFLLAVIRALFGRYFQNLFTVFFRASMKQKQIREQLLQTPLASLLLNILFIGTGGLLLTFILQDKFKTSAGPINFWWLYGYSVVGLTLLYLGKFFLLKLIGWTLRMEETIDTYIFIVFMCNKVLAIILLPLLLVVAFGSPAMAIVAITVCYVLVVGILAYRYISSYGYINREVRASRFHFFLYLCAFEVAPLLLIYKVLLKFV from the coding sequence ATGAACCGATATTTATTCCTGCTTTTACTGTCTTGTTGTTTTTTTGCAGACCTGCCTGCACAAAATCTTCCTGTACTACAAGATAGCCTGCTGCGAAATGATTCGATCCGAAAGAACCAGGAACCCATTACCAGACCGGCAACAATTCCGGTAAATCCGGATAGCCTTGCCGCAAGGGATGCCCAGCCTTCAATGGCAGATACCCTGGCCAAAAACCCGGTAAAAGCTATTGTTCCGATAGATTATTCCACCACACCATACCACAAAGTATTAGCAGAAATCCCCTGGTTTAATTTTACCGGCAAAGCCGTAGTCAGGACGATTTCTCCCCGTAAAGATGATAGTAAGGATGGGGTGTTTTATTTGCTGATGGTCTTGTTTTTCTTGCTGGCGGTAATCCGTGCGTTATTTGGCCGCTATTTCCAGAATCTATTTACGGTGTTCTTCAGGGCCTCTATGAAACAGAAGCAGATCCGGGAGCAATTATTACAAACTCCATTGGCTTCCTTGTTACTCAATATTTTGTTTATCGGTACTGGCGGGTTGCTTCTCACTTTTATTTTGCAGGATAAGTTTAAAACAAGCGCTGGACCCATCAACTTTTGGTGGCTATATGGTTATTCAGTAGTCGGATTAACGCTTTTATACCTGGGGAAATTTTTTTTATTGAAGCTCATCGGGTGGACCTTACGCATGGAGGAAACAATAGATACCTATATTTTTATTGTATTCATGTGTAATAAAGTACTTGCAATTATCCTGCTGCCGCTCTTGCTGGTAGTGGCTTTTGGCAGTCCGGCCATGGCCATTGTTGCAATAACTGTTTGTTATGTTTTGGTGGTGGGGATCCTTGCTTACAGGTACATTAGCTCGTATGGTTATATAAACCGGGAAGTACGCGCGAGCCGTTTCCACTTTTTTCTATACCTTTGTGCCTTCGAGGTAGCACCCTTACTGTTGATTTATAAGGTGTTATTGAAATTTGTGTAG
- a CDS encoding NAD(P)H-dependent glycerol-3-phosphate dehydrogenase — protein MRLGIIGSGSWATALAKIVSDNQQPLNWWVRNEQIVQHIYQRKHNPQYLTAATFDTANIHLSTSVADVIRQSDCIIIAIPSAYLEATFASLDVNAFSGKLVVSAVKGMLPDQNILLNEWLAKKYSLPLTDYYTLMGPCHAEEVANEKLSYLTFSGLDENKTAAIAEKFATAYINTIVNQDVIGVQYAAVLKNIYALGAGIAHGLEYGDNFQSVFIANCADEMAGFLRKVGIQHVEVGIHGKESPVTHKKAANYAASVYLGDLLVTCYSLFSRNRTFGNMIGKGYSVMSVQLEMNMVAEGYNASRCIHMVNQEVKADIPIAEAIYKMLWLQLSPAKGFSLIEESLI, from the coding sequence ATGCGGTTAGGCATTATTGGTAGTGGCAGTTGGGCGACGGCATTGGCCAAGATTGTTTCAGATAACCAACAACCGCTGAACTGGTGGGTGCGCAATGAGCAAATTGTGCAACATATCTACCAACGTAAGCATAATCCGCAATACCTGACTGCTGCTACTTTCGATACGGCAAATATCCACCTGAGTACCAGTGTTGCAGATGTTATCCGGCAAAGTGATTGCATAATAATCGCCATTCCCTCGGCTTATCTTGAGGCTACATTCGCATCACTCGATGTGAATGCCTTTTCCGGTAAATTGGTGGTGTCTGCCGTAAAAGGAATGCTGCCGGACCAGAATATCTTACTCAATGAATGGCTGGCAAAAAAATACAGCCTGCCCCTTACAGATTACTATACCCTGATGGGACCCTGCCATGCTGAGGAAGTAGCCAATGAGAAATTATCCTACCTGACATTCTCGGGGCTGGATGAAAATAAAACTGCTGCAATTGCAGAAAAATTTGCGACAGCCTATATCAATACAATCGTTAACCAGGATGTGATTGGTGTGCAATATGCTGCTGTGTTAAAGAATATTTATGCGCTTGGGGCGGGGATAGCCCATGGACTCGAATACGGCGATAATTTCCAAAGTGTATTCATTGCAAATTGTGCCGATGAGATGGCCGGGTTCCTTAGGAAAGTTGGCATACAGCATGTGGAAGTTGGTATTCATGGGAAAGAGAGCCCGGTAACCCATAAAAAGGCCGCAAACTATGCGGCTTCCGTTTACCTTGGTGACTTGCTGGTTACCTGTTATTCCTTATTCAGCCGCAACAGGACATTCGGTAATATGATCGGTAAAGGTTATTCGGTAATGTCTGTGCAATTGGAAATGAACATGGTGGCTGAAGGCTATAATGCCAGCCGTTGTATCCATATGGTGAACCAGGAAGTGAAGGCTGATATACCCATTGCAGAAGCCATATATAAAATGCTCTGGCTGCAACTTTCGCCGGCAAAAGGATTTTCCCTTATTGAAGAATCACTCATCTGA
- a CDS encoding ShlB/FhaC/HecB family hemolysin secretion/activation protein → MTCFSAERDMKVNSGHGTKLRAYRQCLLFIIGLALSLMCSGQYSLVIKAVDKDTAFLDELGLSKGFSNKNKCLQYVGQLPELLAKKGYATASVDSLIIDSLFTRVHLYVGDQYYWGKLRVSGLTAGEQQQSGILLPRKSKQTFSQSAVEKLQSDVLVYLSDHGYPFAAVQLDSIVLEGQLISGVLVVKKGIPYKMDSIRVVGSAHISETFLHRYLDLPQGEAYRLKTFESVSARIRELPYLFESKPWALRFGGNGANLDLYLEPRKSSQVNVLVGLLPTTDQFGTNKLQLTGEANLNLKNALGAGETIGLNWQQLQVKSPRLNLLFQQPYLWGSAFGISMQFDLFKKDSSFLTVNGQFGLQYAVSARQTGKVFVQLLSSSLLTVDTQKIKSTKTLPPDADMRIYNLGVDYELYTTNYRRNPRRGWELYSSVTAGTRTVKRNNAILDIKDPEFDYASLYDTVDLETYQFRLKARVAKFFPIGRQATVQLLANAAWVQSPSLYRNELFQIGGYKLMRGFDEESIYSSQYLVSTLEYRYLVGMNSYFFVFTDFGLTANKSSYSQISNSLFGLGFGIAFETAAGFFNLSLAAGKTNETNLNLRQTKIHLGYVNYF, encoded by the coding sequence ATGACATGCTTTTCTGCAGAAAGGGATATGAAGGTAAATTCCGGCCACGGCACAAAATTACGTGCATATCGGCAATGCCTGTTATTCATTATTGGATTAGCATTAAGCCTAATGTGTTCAGGCCAATATTCACTGGTGATTAAAGCTGTGGATAAAGACACTGCCTTCCTGGATGAACTTGGACTAAGCAAAGGTTTCAGTAATAAAAACAAATGCCTCCAGTATGTTGGCCAGTTGCCCGAACTACTGGCAAAAAAAGGCTATGCCACTGCTTCTGTTGACAGCCTGATCATTGACTCACTGTTTACCAGAGTGCATTTATATGTTGGCGATCAGTATTATTGGGGGAAATTGCGGGTAAGCGGACTTACAGCCGGAGAACAGCAGCAATCGGGAATTTTACTACCCCGTAAATCAAAGCAAACCTTTAGCCAATCGGCTGTTGAAAAGTTACAATCGGATGTTTTGGTTTATCTATCAGATCATGGTTATCCTTTCGCAGCAGTGCAACTCGATAGCATTGTGCTGGAAGGGCAACTCATCAGTGGTGTATTGGTGGTAAAAAAGGGCATACCCTATAAGATGGATAGCATCCGTGTAGTAGGATCGGCCCACATTTCAGAAACTTTCCTGCATCGGTACCTTGACCTGCCCCAAGGTGAGGCATACCGGTTAAAAACCTTTGAATCAGTAAGTGCAAGGATCAGGGAACTTCCCTATTTATTTGAATCAAAACCCTGGGCATTGCGGTTTGGCGGCAATGGCGCCAATTTAGATCTTTACCTAGAGCCCCGTAAAAGTAGCCAGGTCAATGTTTTAGTGGGATTGCTACCTACTACTGATCAATTCGGAACCAATAAATTGCAGTTGACCGGTGAGGCAAACCTTAACTTGAAAAATGCCCTGGGTGCCGGCGAAACGATAGGCCTGAACTGGCAACAGCTGCAGGTTAAGTCGCCTCGACTTAACTTATTATTCCAGCAGCCCTATTTGTGGGGCTCTGCATTTGGCATTAGCATGCAGTTTGACCTATTCAAGAAAGACAGTTCGTTTTTAACGGTAAACGGCCAATTCGGGTTGCAATATGCAGTCTCTGCCCGGCAAACCGGTAAAGTATTTGTGCAATTGCTCAGTTCCAGCCTGCTCACAGTAGATACCCAAAAAATTAAATCAACTAAGACCTTGCCTCCTGATGCCGACATGAGAATTTACAACCTTGGCGTCGATTATGAATTATACACCACGAATTACCGTCGTAATCCAAGACGGGGCTGGGAGTTATATTCCAGCGTAACAGCAGGCACCCGCACGGTTAAGCGGAATAATGCAATCCTGGACATCAAGGATCCTGAATTCGATTATGCATCGCTGTATGATACAGTGGACCTTGAAACCTACCAGTTTCGCCTTAAGGCAAGGGTGGCAAAATTTTTCCCTATCGGACGCCAGGCTACCGTGCAATTGCTGGCAAACGCAGCCTGGGTGCAAAGTCCAAGCCTTTACCGAAATGAATTGTTCCAGATCGGCGGTTATAAACTTATGCGTGGTTTTGATGAAGAAAGTATTTATTCTTCGCAATACCTTGTGAGCACCCTCGAATACCGTTACCTAGTTGGGATGAACTCGTATTTTTTTGTATTTACTGATTTTGGCCTGACGGCGAATAAAAGCAGCTATAGTCAAATCAGTAACAGCTTATTTGGATTGGGATTTGGTATAGCATTCGAAACGGCAGCCGGGTTTTTCAATCTTTCCCTCGCAGCAGGTAAAACAAATGAAACAAATCTTAATCTGCGGCAAACGAAGATCCATTTAGGCTATGTGAATTATTTCTAA